The Ignavibacteria bacterium genomic sequence CGTGTATTAGTGTTAAGCGTATCACTTTTGAGATTTCCGGGTGCAGTACCTGTATTACGAGGTGTATTCTGGGATTTAATGAGTTTTAATGAATCTCTCTGCCCGCCGTTTACAGTAGTATCTGCAAAGGACGGAGATTTCCCTTGGCTTAAAAGATCATTTTTAAGCAATGCTGATGTGTTCTGGGGATTCTCTAATTGTGGTGCTTGAGAATGAAAAGCATTATTCGTCCTTGCAAGATCGAAGCAGGCGGCAAATAATAATTTTTCATTGGCGACCGTATGCTGAGAAGTAAACCCGATTGCCAGCAAGCAGTAAGCAACTGCTACTGAGAAGAGAAAGAGTTTTGCGCTTTCCCGTAAAACTTTTGTGAATTTCGGTTTTATTTTTCTACCTAAAGACTGTTAAAATGAACGTAAAATTTTTTCCTTACAACCTCCTTAATTAGTTAGATGAAAAATTATTTAATTTTGATTTTATAGTCAACTGTTTTTGTACAATAAATGTTAGCATAACTTCCAACTTTCAGTGAAAAATCGTTGCGCTAAATAACTTAAGATTTTGCTTAATGTCAATTGAAAATTTGGGAATACTGCTGTTTTTCTACCGGGAGCCGATTTTGCCCGAAAATGCCGTTTTTGCTTCAAATATCGTTTAAATGTGTAGGTTCTTCCACCGTTTCGACCAGTTCATTACGATGTATAACCGCTGCACTGAGCTTATTGCCTATACAGGCGCCGGTATCAATATATAAGGCATTTGACTTTGTGTCGTATCTCACACTATCCTGTTTCGTATGCCCGACGACCTGAATTTTCCCCAGGTTCAGGAGTTTTTCCCTGGACCAGAGGACTCCGGTTTCATTTTCGAACTCACCGTAAATAAGCTTGTCAAGCGCCTCCAGGTTATCTCTCAAATTTGGCGGAAGATATTTTTTGTACCGTTCAGAAATGCCCGCATGTGAAATAAAACAATCTTCCAGATTAAAGTAAAGAGGCTGGGCATGAATAAATTCAATATGTTTTACAACACTGTCAAAATGGTCCAGATAACTTCTTAGCGTGGCCTCATTTCCGTTATAGACCCATGCCCTGGCAAAAATGCTTTTTGGCTCTCTGACATAAGCATAGAACATATAGTCATGGTTTCCGGGAGTAAACTTAATTTTGTTGTCCATTAAGAACTTAACGACCTCAAAACTGTTTTTTCCCCTGTCTACCAGATCCCCGACGCAGTAGATTTCAGCATCCGGGTATTCAGCCCTGAGTTTATTAACCAGGGCTTCAAGAGTATAAAAACACCCGTGAATATCGCCGATAGCTGCAATCATACCTTAGATCTTAAAGTTTTCCCTGGCATACCTTGAGAGCTCTTCCCTGAAATCGGGATGTGCCACCTTTATGAGTGCCTTAACTCTTTCCCTAATAGATTTTCCATAAAGATGGGCGATCCCATATTCAGTCACTATGTAATGCACATCTCCTCTTGAGGTTACGACTCCGGCGCCTGGTTTTAATGCCGGGACAATTCTTGAAATTTTGAAATCCTTTGTCGTTGAAGGAAGGGCGATTATAGGCTTTCCGCCTTCACTTCTTGCTGCCCCGCGGACAAAATCCACCTGGCCGCCAATGCCGCTAAAGAACCTGGTTCCTATGGAATCTGCACACACCTGTCCCGTCAAATCGACTTCGATAGCCGAATTTATGGCAACCATTTTGTAGTTTCTCGATATAACAAAGGGATCATTAACATATTCCTGCGGATGGAATTCCACAATAGGATTATTATTTATAAAGTCGAATGCTCTTTTTGTTCCGAGCACAAAACCCGCAATAATCTTTCCCGGGTGGAGAGTTTTCTTTTCATTGTTTACGATGCCTTCTTCGACCAGTTCGATCATTCCGTCAGAGAACATTTCCGTATGGACGCCAAGGTCCTTCTTGTTCTTCAGGAATCTCAGAACCGCATCCGGAATGGCTCCAATGCCCATCTGGAGAGTCGATCCGTCTTCAATAAGGTCTGCGATATAGTGCCCTATATTGTTGTAAATGGCCAGTGTATCCTCGTTAAGATCGCTATCTACCTGCGGCAGCTCCTGGATTGCTTCATCGTACTCAACGACATAATGGATTTTATTTATGTGAATAAAGCAGTCACCGAGGGCTCTAGGCATTCTTTTATTGACCTGAGCAATAATGATTTTGGATTTTTCAGCGGCAGTTTTGATTGTTCCGACATCGACGCCATAGCTGCAGAAGCCGTGTTCATCGGGCGGGGAAACATTTATGAGGGCAACGTCCGGCTTTATAACGCCGTTTTTAAATAAAAGAGGAACCTCGGAAAGAAATATCGGTACAAAGTCGGCCCTTCCTTCATTAACCGCCTGCCTGGAATTGCCGCCGATAAAAAACGCCGTATGCCTGAAGTGTTTTTCCATACCAGGATCCAGATAAGGTACAGGTCCAACGGTAAGGATATGATATATATTGACGTTTTCAAGCTCATCTTTGCGTCTTACCATAGCCCTGACCAGTTCCATCGGGACTGCGCATCCGGGCTGGATGGCAATATGGTCTCCGGACTTAATTACCTTAACAGCCTCATCGGCCGAAATCAGCTTTGAGGTATAATTTTTCAGCCAGTTTGCAGTTCTAAACTGCCCTACTTTGAAATCTTCATATGACATAAATCACTTTTATTAGTTTTTGGAAAAAATGTGAAGTCTTCTGTATTCGACGTTAAACACTTCTGCAATATTCTCATTTGAGCAGAATCCATTATAGGTACAAACCCCTCTGGATAAGCCCAAATCACCAAGCAAAGCATTCGACAGACCGTTATCAGCAATATTCAGTATATAATCCAAAGACGCGTTTGTAAGTCCGTAGCTGGCAGTCCGTGAGACCAGTGCAGGCAGATTCGGGATGCAGCAGTGTATTACGTCATGCTGCACAAAAACAGGGTCGGAGATTGTAGTGGGATGGCTAGTTTCAATGCAGCCCCCCTGGTCGATAGAAACATCAACAATAACAGCACCCTTTTTCATCTGGCGCACCATATCCTCAGAAACCACGTGAGGCGTTTTTTCGCCTTTTATTAAAACAGCACCAATAAGAACATCAGCAAACTTTGCACCCCTTGAAACGGTATACGGGTTTGCAACAACAGTAGTAACCCTTTTCTGGAAAAGGTTGTCAATTCTTTTGAGGCGGTTGAGGTCCCTGTCCAGAATAATCACCTGAGCCCCGCGTCCAAGTGCAGCACGTGCGGCATTAGTACCCACAACGCCGGCACCGAGAATAACCACAGCTGCCGGGGCAACGCCTGTAATACCGCCCAGGAGGATACCGCGGCTTACACGGGAAGTGCTCTCAAGGTAGCGTTCGGCCA encodes the following:
- a CDS encoding acetyl-CoA hydrolase/transferase family protein yields the protein MSYEDFKVGQFRTANWLKNYTSKLISADEAVKVIKSGDHIAIQPGCAVPMELVRAMVRRKDELENVNIYHILTVGPVPYLDPGMEKHFRHTAFFIGGNSRQAVNEGRADFVPIFLSEVPLLFKNGVIKPDVALINVSPPDEHGFCSYGVDVGTIKTAAEKSKIIIAQVNKRMPRALGDCFIHINKIHYVVEYDEAIQELPQVDSDLNEDTLAIYNNIGHYIADLIEDGSTLQMGIGAIPDAVLRFLKNKKDLGVHTEMFSDGMIELVEEGIVNNEKKTLHPGKIIAGFVLGTKRAFDFINNNPIVEFHPQEYVNDPFVISRNYKMVAINSAIEVDLTGQVCADSIGTRFFSGIGGQVDFVRGAARSEGGKPIIALPSTTKDFKISRIVPALKPGAGVVTSRGDVHYIVTEYGIAHLYGKSIRERVKALIKVAHPDFREELSRYARENFKI
- a CDS encoding serine/threonine protein phosphatase; the protein is MIAAIGDIHGCFYTLEALVNKLRAEYPDAEIYCVGDLVDRGKNSFEVVKFLMDNKIKFTPGNHDYMFYAYVREPKSIFARAWVYNGNEATLRSYLDHFDSVVKHIEFIHAQPLYFNLEDCFISHAGISERYKKYLPPNLRDNLEALDKLIYGEFENETGVLWSREKLLNLGKIQVVGHTKQDSVRYDTKSNALYIDTGACIGNKLSAAVIHRNELVETVEEPTHLNDI
- the ald gene encoding alanine dehydrogenase, encoding MRIGIPKETILEEKRVALAPAGVDALVKSGHTVFIESCAGMGSNFSDEEYRKVGASVVYSAEEVYNRAELITKIAPLTEAEASMLQEDQILFAFLHLAIGKKKILETLISKKVTSIGFELIENDENLPVLQSMSEIAGQIAIQVAERYLESTSRVSRGILLGGITGVAPAAVVILGAGVVGTNAARAALGRGAQVIILDRDLNRLKRIDNLFQKRVTTVVANPYTVSRGAKFADVLIGAVLIKGEKTPHVVSEDMVRQMKKGAVIVDVSIDQGGCIETSHPTTISDPVFVQHDVIHCCIPNLPALVSRTASYGLTNASLDYILNIADNGLSNALLGDLGLSRGVCTYNGFCSNENIAEVFNVEYRRLHIFSKN